From the genome of Alicyclobacillus sp. SO9:
AGTGCCCTCCACCGCGGCCTCGTTCCAATCCAAATCAACACCCAGGCAAGTTCCGCCACACACAGCATGTCAATCATGTCCCCGCCCCCGCTTCTAGCTTTTCACTTCTTGCTTGTCTATACAGGTATATTTCAGACTAGCTCTACGTATACTGGGAATATTCCGCGATAGGAGGATTCCCTTTGTTCGGAAGCTTAACGAGTTTCACACGTGAGTTTAATGGGCCTTTGCGTGTACCGTACGATGCAGACGACGCTGTAAGACAGTTGTCGTCCGGTTTGACTCAGGTATTTCGAAGCTGCTCTGGAAGGCCAATCGTCATTGTTTGCGTAGGTACAGACAGGTCAACTGGGGACGTGTTTGGTCCAATCATCGGGGCCAGATTACAAGAGAATTTGAACCATCCACGCATTTCGATTTACGGGACACTGGACAACCCTGTTCATGCGGTCAACTTAAGCACAAAACTAGAGGACATTCATCACATCCATAAATCCTCTAATCCGGTTCTAATAGCTATTGATGCCTGTTTGGGAAACTTTGAGCACGTGGGACAAATTGTGTTGGAAAAGGGGCCCCTTAGACCTGGTGCTGGAGTCAAAAAGACACTGCCTGAATTCGGGAGTTACACAATTACGGGTGTAGTGAATGTGGCAGGTTTTATGGAATACTTTGTACTTCAAAATACACGGCTGGGAATTGTAATGAAAATGACGGAAGTCGTGGTGGAAGCTTTGTTAGACAGTATACGATTGTGGGTGCCAAGAGCGACTGACCAACAGCCGGCACGTGAGCGAAAATTATAGAAAATGCGGGCACTACGAGTGCCCGCACAATAACCTGACATATCCGTTATATGAAAAACAAATGCTTCTGGGATTGAGAGCGTCTGAGGGATTTTACCTCTCGACGGTTTGTGCCTCTCTCCCTTGTACCAATTGTTCCTCTTCTGCTGTAAGGGCATATGTCGACTCTCCTGATACGATAGGCTTGCCGTAGGTTCTGGACTCTTCTCGCCCATATATCGAAGAAAGCACAACTCCGTTTTTCTCATCATCCAAGAGTGCTACTGAGTAGCTCAAATCACTGCCTGTGTCAGAGAAGGCATTGTACCTCAACATTTTCGCTGTTGAGACCTTCTTGTGAAGTTTGCCTTCTAGCGAATCCAATTGTGATTCCATCTGTGCCAAGCTCTGCCGC
Proteins encoded in this window:
- the yyaC gene encoding spore protease YyaC, translated to MFGSLTSFTREFNGPLRVPYDADDAVRQLSSGLTQVFRSCSGRPIVIVCVGTDRSTGDVFGPIIGARLQENLNHPRISIYGTLDNPVHAVNLSTKLEDIHHIHKSSNPVLIAIDACLGNFEHVGQIVLEKGPLRPGAGVKKTLPEFGSYTITGVVNVAGFMEYFVLQNTRLGIVMKMTEVVVEALLDSIRLWVPRATDQQPARERKL
- a CDS encoding DUF4446 family protein, producing MTIQWTPQNIFAAVVALGALLSLILALLSLASSSGLRRKFKRWKKIHSTADLEEVYSQTLNQVEELRQSLAQMESQLDSLEGKLHKKVSTAKMLRYNAFSDTGSDLSYSVALLDDEKNGVVLSSIYGREESRTYGKPIVSGESTYALTAEEEQLVQGREAQTVER